The following coding sequences lie in one Desulfuribacillus stibiiarsenatis genomic window:
- a CDS encoding M23 family metallopeptidase gives MKYSMQKCCIIFMVILMIVPLVPLKASGMDLTNNQEIEEYLRTVETVTGVPWHILAAIYQYEKNIRKVQKGEIPIQVHQNIWVGIGAINDYSHLPFINSFFGGIGKDGDGDGKAEMTQLADTIYSLAVWISEHGDTDEHYIKALQALYPLEKSLVRIQQFSAIYKHNDTISVAGNSFPIPLNYSYSYRSTWGAGRSFGGRRSHEGTDIFARSWTPVKSTSHGIVEIKGWNKYGGWRVGIRDLNNVYHYYAHLAGYSKDLKEGDIIKPGQVIGYVGSSGYGKQGTTGKFPPHLHYGMYRDTGGKYEWAFDPTPSLHRWEKNDKKGRR, from the coding sequence ATGAAATACTCTATGCAAAAATGTTGTATCATCTTTATGGTCATACTAATGATTGTGCCGTTAGTTCCATTGAAAGCCTCAGGAATGGATTTAACTAATAATCAAGAAATTGAAGAATATCTACGCACTGTAGAAACTGTTACAGGAGTGCCGTGGCATATTCTAGCGGCTATTTATCAATATGAGAAAAATATTCGTAAAGTCCAAAAAGGTGAAATACCAATACAGGTTCATCAAAATATATGGGTTGGGATTGGGGCTATTAATGATTATAGTCATTTGCCTTTTATCAATTCTTTTTTTGGTGGAATTGGCAAGGATGGAGATGGAGATGGGAAAGCAGAAATGACCCAATTAGCTGATACGATTTATTCATTAGCTGTATGGATTTCTGAACATGGTGATACTGATGAACACTATATTAAGGCTTTACAAGCATTATATCCGTTAGAAAAATCGCTTGTTCGTATCCAACAATTTTCTGCAATATATAAACACAATGACACGATTAGTGTTGCAGGGAACAGTTTTCCTATCCCTCTTAACTATTCCTATAGTTATAGAAGCACTTGGGGAGCAGGAAGGTCTTTTGGAGGTAGAAGGAGCCATGAAGGGACGGATATCTTTGCTAGATCGTGGACACCTGTAAAAAGTACTTCTCATGGTATCGTCGAAATCAAAGGGTGGAATAAGTATGGCGGATGGCGCGTAGGGATTCGCGATTTAAATAACGTTTATCATTATTATGCCCATTTAGCAGGCTACTCTAAGGATCTAAAAGAAGGAGATATCATTAAGCCTGGGCAAGTAATTGGCTATGTTGGTAGCTCAGGATATGGAAAACAGGGTACGACAGGAAAATTCCCACCGCATCTTCATTATGGAATGTATCGTGATACAGGAGGAAAATATGAATGGGCCTTCGACCCAACCCCTAGCTTACATAGGTGGGAAAAAAACGACAAGAAGGGAAGAAGATAG
- a CDS encoding RluA family pseudouridine synthase: MNPEVNLSNDLEGILEDEISNIEQFVAEEDDTGERIDKWLHTKNDSLSRSQIQSLIIDGHILVNDSPIKSNYKIKNHDVITIEYPELQEVTIGPEDIPLNIVFEDQDVIVVNKSRGMVVHPAQGHYHGTLVNALLFHCKDLSGINGELRPGIVHRIDKDTTGLLVVAKNDMAHRSLSEQFKQHSIIRKYVALVHGLIPNKEGTIDAPIARHKTLRKNMAVDVTNGKHAVTHFKVLEYIQDFTLVELSLETGRTHQIRVHMAYIGYPVAGDPVYGFRKSVKLRGQALHAKILGFIHPRTGETITFTSELPDDFQEVLNLLK; encoded by the coding sequence ATGAATCCAGAAGTTAATTTATCAAACGACTTAGAAGGAATATTAGAAGATGAAATCAGCAATATAGAGCAGTTTGTTGCGGAGGAAGACGATACTGGGGAAAGAATTGATAAATGGTTACATACTAAAAACGATTCCCTTTCTAGGTCGCAGATTCAAAGTCTTATTATAGATGGTCATATATTAGTGAATGATTCGCCAATTAAATCAAACTATAAAATTAAAAATCATGATGTCATTACGATTGAATATCCAGAATTACAAGAGGTCACGATTGGACCAGAAGATATTCCACTCAATATTGTCTTTGAAGATCAGGATGTTATAGTAGTGAATAAATCTAGGGGGATGGTTGTTCATCCTGCACAAGGGCATTACCATGGAACATTAGTGAATGCCTTATTATTCCATTGTAAAGACCTATCGGGTATTAATGGAGAGCTAAGACCAGGTATTGTACACCGTATTGATAAAGACACTACTGGCCTTTTAGTGGTAGCTAAGAATGATATGGCTCATCGAAGTCTGTCAGAACAATTTAAACAGCATTCCATTATTCGCAAGTATGTTGCTCTAGTGCATGGATTAATACCAAACAAAGAGGGTACTATAGATGCACCAATAGCTCGCCATAAGACACTGAGGAAGAACATGGCAGTCGATGTTACGAATGGAAAACATGCGGTTACGCATTTTAAAGTACTTGAATACATTCAAGATTTTACTCTTGTAGAGCTTTCTTTAGAAACTGGCAGAACTCATCAAATCAGAGTTCACATGGCATATATCGGTTATCCAGTAGCGGGGGACCCTGTATATGGATTTAGAAAAAGTGTGAAACTTCGTGGACAAGCCTTACATGCAAAGATATTAGGGTTTATACATCCACGTACTGGAGAGACCATAACTTTTACCAGCGAGCTTCCAGATGATTTTCAAGAAGTCTTAAACTTGTTGAAATAA
- a CDS encoding dihydroorotase, whose amino-acid sequence MILFKNVKLFDGHSLIGERDVLIKNNKIQLIQNDIDEQSIPMDILHELKIINGNGKLLAPGFIDVHVHLREPGFEYKETIETGSLAAAKGGFTTICCMPNTNPVIDSIETVQSIKAKAAINNGVSVNCIAAITVSERGEDLTDFVALREAGIIALSDDGRGVQDAKVMQDAFMQAAELKIPVIIHAEDEPLAKGGHMHAGEKAEELGIKGIPSTSESVMVARDILLAEAANAHVHFAHLSAKESVRWIEHAKKMGINVTCEVTPQHLVMNDQDILEDHGNFKVNPPIRAREDQNQLISAFQSGIIDIIATDHAPHSEEEKSRGIKGSPFGMVGLETAFAVLYSKLVLQHKVSLERLLQAMTSRPAEIFGFKNGIIEPNGEANLVLVDLDKRKLVDANNFASKGKNSPFIGWELQGWPIMTIVSGEIIHEDKEV is encoded by the coding sequence ATGATTTTATTTAAAAATGTCAAATTATTTGACGGTCATTCCCTAATTGGAGAAAGAGATGTTTTAATTAAGAATAATAAGATTCAGTTAATTCAAAACGATATTGATGAACAATCTATCCCAATGGATATATTGCATGAATTAAAAATAATTAATGGCAATGGAAAATTGTTGGCCCCTGGTTTTATAGACGTACATGTACATTTAAGAGAACCAGGCTTTGAATATAAAGAAACAATAGAAACTGGTTCATTGGCTGCGGCAAAGGGTGGTTTTACAACAATATGTTGTATGCCTAATACAAATCCTGTAATAGATTCAATAGAAACAGTGCAATCCATCAAAGCTAAAGCAGCAATCAATAATGGTGTTTCTGTGAATTGTATTGCAGCCATTACTGTATCAGAACGTGGTGAAGACTTAACAGATTTCGTAGCGCTAAGAGAAGCAGGAATTATTGCACTTTCTGATGATGGGCGTGGCGTTCAAGACGCTAAAGTAATGCAAGATGCTTTTATGCAAGCAGCTGAGTTAAAGATTCCAGTGATTATCCATGCCGAAGATGAACCATTAGCCAAAGGCGGGCATATGCATGCCGGTGAAAAAGCTGAAGAGTTAGGAATTAAGGGCATACCATCTACATCTGAATCAGTTATGGTAGCACGTGATATTCTTCTAGCAGAAGCAGCTAACGCACATGTGCATTTTGCACATCTTAGTGCAAAAGAATCTGTGCGTTGGATTGAACACGCAAAAAAAATGGGAATCAATGTTACATGTGAAGTGACTCCGCAGCATCTGGTCATGAATGATCAAGACATATTAGAAGACCATGGTAATTTCAAAGTGAATCCTCCAATACGTGCTAGGGAAGATCAAAATCAGTTAATTTCCGCATTTCAATCTGGAATTATTGATATCATTGCAACCGATCATGCACCACATTCTGAAGAAGAGAAGAGCAGAGGAATTAAAGGATCACCGTTTGGAATGGTTGGTTTAGAAACTGCCTTTGCCGTATTATATAGCAAATTGGTACTGCAACATAAAGTGTCGTTAGAAAGACTGTTACAAGCTATGACAAGTCGTCCAGCTGAAATTTTTGGATTTAAGAATGGAATCATTGAACCCAATGGTGAAGCAAATCTTGTACTGGTTGATTTAGATAAAAGAAAACTGGTAGATGCAAACAATTTTGCATCGAAAGGGAAGAATTCACCATTTATAGGTTGGGAATTGCAAGGATGGCCTATTATGACAATAGTATCTGGAGAAATAATACATGAAGATAAAGAGGTGTAA
- a CDS encoding ABC1 kinase family protein: MDNVNIITKSRGERIRLVCEELGPTFIKLGQIASTRQDIIPLDIINELENLQDHVSPICYQQVEHVINTEFSMDLSKIFHSFEEFPMASASIGQVHRARLHSGQWVAVKIQRPNITEIIDVDLEILSDLALLSERRTDWGKFYHFTDLVNEFSNSLRNELNYLQEARNTEKAKENLQNKGFSIMIPSIHWEYTSKRVLVMDLLNGSKISETTNGEDIAKEIIEVIFHMILFDGFFHADPHPGNLILIDNQTIGLIDFGMVGRISEKLQQELINVMIGLMRRNTKTIVKAIQNIGVLPDSIDLKRFYQDVDALRDKYYEIPFSEISLSESIRDLFTISKRHGVVMPSEFLLLAKALITLEGLVETIAPNINIVQIAEPIGKKYFMKKYCPDKIITKVVDQSLEYGQVILEIPLLTRDILQKAKDGKINLQITIPKLDVFLRKLDRISNRLSFSIIMLSFSIIMVGLIIGSSIGGRRQTLLWELPAIEIGFVVAAILFLWLITAIFRSGRF; encoded by the coding sequence ATGGATAACGTAAATATAATCACGAAATCTCGTGGCGAAAGAATACGTCTCGTATGCGAGGAATTGGGACCGACATTTATTAAACTAGGTCAAATAGCAAGCACACGGCAAGATATTATACCTTTAGATATCATTAATGAATTAGAAAATTTACAAGACCATGTTTCTCCAATCTGCTATCAACAAGTAGAGCATGTGATAAATACAGAATTCTCCATGGACCTATCGAAAATATTCCATTCTTTCGAAGAATTCCCTATGGCTAGTGCCTCTATTGGACAAGTCCATCGGGCTCGACTACATTCTGGACAATGGGTTGCTGTAAAGATTCAACGCCCTAATATTACGGAAATTATTGATGTAGATTTAGAGATATTGAGTGACTTAGCTTTACTCTCTGAAAGGAGAACAGACTGGGGGAAATTTTATCATTTTACCGATTTAGTCAACGAATTCTCCAATTCCTTACGAAATGAATTAAATTATTTACAAGAAGCAAGAAATACAGAAAAAGCAAAGGAAAACCTTCAAAATAAAGGTTTTTCAATTATGATACCTAGTATTCATTGGGAATATACGTCAAAACGAGTTCTGGTTATGGACTTACTTAACGGGAGTAAGATATCGGAGACAACTAATGGCGAAGATATTGCTAAAGAAATTATTGAAGTGATTTTTCACATGATTTTATTTGATGGATTTTTTCATGCTGATCCACATCCTGGTAATTTAATCTTAATAGATAATCAAACAATCGGTTTGATTGATTTTGGTATGGTTGGGAGGATTTCTGAGAAACTTCAACAGGAGTTAATTAATGTAATGATTGGATTAATGCGTAGAAATACAAAAACAATTGTAAAAGCAATCCAAAACATCGGAGTTTTACCAGATTCTATTGATTTGAAACGTTTTTATCAAGATGTAGATGCTTTGCGAGATAAATATTATGAAATCCCTTTTAGTGAGATTTCACTTTCTGAATCAATCCGTGATTTGTTTACCATTTCCAAAAGACATGGAGTCGTTATGCCATCGGAATTTCTTTTATTAGCGAAAGCTCTTATAACCTTAGAGGGGTTGGTTGAAACAATTGCACCTAACATAAATATAGTCCAGATCGCGGAACCAATCGGTAAGAAATACTTCATGAAGAAATATTGTCCTGACAAAATCATAACCAAAGTAGTGGATCAATCATTAGAGTATGGTCAAGTCATCTTAGAAATACCTCTATTAACGAGAGATATTTTACAAAAAGCGAAAGATGGTAAGATAAACCTTCAGATTACAATTCCTAAACTAGATGTCTTTCTTCGCAAATTAGATCGAATTAGTAATCGTCTTAGCTTCTCAATCATTATGTTGTCTTTTAGTATCATCATGGTTGGGCTCATCATCGGCTCTTCAATCGGCGGAAGACGACAAACTTTATTGTGGGAATTACCAGCTATTGAAATTGGATTTGTTGTTGCAGCTATCTTGTTCCTATGGTTAATCACTGCAATATTTCGATCTGGTCGATTTTGA
- the uraA gene encoding uracil permease: protein MSQRTIDVHEKLPLSQTLPLSFQHLFAMFGATVLVPFLTGLNPAVALLTSGIGTLIFIFITKGQVPAYLGSSFAYIAPIIAVSAASGPGEALFGSMIVGVVYAICSLIIYKFGVNWLKKLLPPVVVGSVIIVIGLGLASVAVDMATTTYTNVDRPATIEEFNSLPGSVQGISEDSVTLKVYSGTSVLVAFVSLAVAIIASNFFRGFFAIVPILFGIISGYLVSIPLGLVNFQKVSEAAWFAIPEFTTPVPNMLALWVIVPVALVTITEHLGDVFVMSKIVDKDLMKKPGLHRTLLGDGTATLFASLVGGPPNTTYGENIGVLAITRVYSVYVVGGAAVMATIMAFIGKIAALISTIPVPVMGGVSILLFGIIASSGLRMLVDSGIQYKNKRNLVISSVILILGVGNAVLDFGQLQLHGMALATLAGVLLNAVLPKEQESLEESM, encoded by the coding sequence ATGAGTCAAAGAACTATCGACGTACATGAAAAGTTACCATTATCTCAGACTTTACCATTAAGCTTCCAGCATTTATTCGCAATGTTTGGAGCGACTGTATTGGTTCCTTTTCTAACAGGACTAAACCCAGCAGTAGCTTTATTAACTAGCGGTATTGGTACGCTGATTTTTATCTTTATTACAAAAGGACAAGTTCCAGCATATTTAGGGTCTTCCTTTGCTTACATTGCTCCAATTATCGCAGTATCAGCAGCTAGTGGTCCTGGTGAAGCATTATTCGGATCTATGATTGTCGGTGTTGTATACGCAATATGCTCTCTTATCATTTATAAATTTGGTGTAAATTGGTTAAAGAAATTATTACCACCTGTAGTTGTTGGATCTGTAATTATCGTGATTGGTCTTGGTCTTGCATCTGTTGCTGTAGATATGGCAACCACTACTTATACGAATGTAGACCGTCCAGCAACAATTGAAGAATTTAATAGCTTGCCTGGCAGTGTTCAAGGCATCTCTGAGGACTCCGTTACATTAAAAGTTTACAGTGGTACAAGTGTACTCGTTGCATTTGTATCTTTAGCAGTTGCTATTATTGCGAGCAATTTCTTTAGAGGATTTTTTGCAATCGTACCTATTCTATTCGGAATAATAAGTGGATATCTAGTTTCCATACCATTAGGCTTGGTGAATTTTCAGAAAGTGTCGGAAGCAGCTTGGTTTGCAATTCCAGAATTTACAACACCAGTTCCTAATATGTTAGCACTATGGGTGATTGTACCAGTTGCACTTGTTACTATTACAGAACATCTAGGTGATGTATTCGTAATGAGTAAAATCGTTGATAAAGATCTTATGAAAAAACCTGGCCTTCATCGCACTTTATTAGGTGATGGTACTGCTACATTATTTGCTTCACTAGTTGGGGGACCTCCAAATACAACATACGGAGAAAATATTGGTGTATTAGCAATTACTCGTGTATACAGTGTGTACGTAGTGGGTGGCGCAGCAGTCATGGCTACTATTATGGCATTTATCGGTAAAATTGCTGCATTGATTAGCACAATTCCTGTACCTGTTATGGGTGGTGTGAGTATATTATTATTCGGTATTATCGCATCTTCAGGACTTAGAATGCTAGTAGACAGCGGTATTCAATATAAAAATAAGAGAAATCTTGTAATCTCAAGCGTAATTTTAATTTTAGGAGTAGGAAATGCCGTTCTTGACTTTGGACAATTACAGTTACATGGTATGGCTTTAGCTACATTAGCTGGGGTACTATTAAATGCGGTACTACCTAAAGAACAAGAATCATTAGAAGAATCAATGTAG
- the pyrR gene encoding bifunctional pyr operon transcriptional regulator/uracil phosphoribosyltransferase PyrR: MSVLDKTQILDEKSMQRALTRIAHEIVEKNKGIDELVCIGIKTRGIYLAQRLADKIEEIEGKRIAIGELDITLYRDDLEVVANQPIIRETTLPFDVVNKIVVLIDDVLYTGRTVRAALDALVDIGRPQRIQLAVLIDRGHRELPIRADYVGKNVPTSKTEIIAVMLKEIDGQDQVVIRDKQ; the protein is encoded by the coding sequence ATGAGCGTTTTAGACAAAACCCAAATCCTTGATGAAAAATCGATGCAAAGAGCATTAACTAGAATTGCCCATGAGATTGTTGAGAAAAACAAGGGGATTGATGAATTAGTTTGTATCGGAATTAAGACTAGGGGAATCTATTTAGCGCAAAGATTAGCAGACAAGATTGAAGAGATTGAGGGGAAAAGAATCGCAATTGGAGAACTAGATATAACCTTATATCGCGATGATCTTGAAGTTGTAGCTAATCAGCCAATTATCCGAGAAACTACGCTTCCATTTGATGTGGTAAACAAAATTGTGGTACTCATTGATGACGTGCTATACACTGGTCGGACTGTTAGAGCAGCTTTAGATGCTTTAGTTGACATCGGTCGACCGCAAAGAATTCAACTTGCTGTACTCATTGATCGAGGGCATAGAGAATTGCCAATACGAGCAGACTATGTCGGTAAAAATGTTCCTACTTCCAAGACGGAAATAATCGCGGTCATGCTCAAAGAAATTGATGGTCAAGACCAGGTTGTAATTCGGGACAAGCAATAA
- the carA gene encoding glutamine-hydrolyzing carbamoyl-phosphate synthase small subunit, with product MLVLEDGNVLYGCAFGATDNKKSIGEVVFNTSMTGYQEVLTDPSYCGQIVTMTYPLIGNYGLNAEDLECMFSHVSGFVVKEASIHPSNWRSLESIDEFLKAHGVMGIAGIDTRMLTRIIRVHGTLKGMITTNIDADISTLLAELQQTSYMYDQVSRVSTKNIFRSPGNGYRVVLIDMGTKLGIHHELLKRGCDVTVVPYNTTSEQIQRLQPDGIMISNGPGDPKSVMQTAEQIRPFIGKLPMYGICLGHQLIALAAGANTIKLKFGHRGGNNPVKDLRTNRVYITSQNHGYTVDKESLHGTGLQVSHINLNDDTVEGLVHDSGLLASVQYHPEAAPGPLDSGYLFDEFVDTIKKWKAE from the coding sequence ATGTTAGTACTTGAAGATGGTAATGTCTTATACGGTTGCGCATTTGGTGCAACTGATAACAAGAAATCAATAGGTGAGGTAGTTTTTAATACTAGCATGACAGGATACCAAGAGGTTCTAACGGACCCTTCCTATTGCGGGCAAATTGTAACTATGACGTATCCGTTGATTGGGAATTATGGCTTGAATGCAGAAGATCTAGAGTGCATGTTCAGTCATGTGAGTGGATTTGTTGTAAAAGAAGCAAGTATCCATCCGAGCAATTGGCGTTCACTTGAAAGCATTGATGAATTTTTAAAAGCACATGGAGTCATGGGAATAGCAGGTATTGATACAAGAATGTTAACTAGAATCATACGCGTCCACGGTACTTTAAAAGGGATGATTACAACTAATATTGATGCTGATATTTCTACTCTATTAGCGGAGTTACAACAGACATCATATATGTATGATCAAGTATCAAGGGTATCCACTAAGAATATTTTTAGAAGTCCTGGAAACGGCTATCGTGTAGTACTAATTGATATGGGAACCAAACTAGGAATACATCATGAATTATTGAAACGCGGTTGTGATGTCACAGTAGTGCCGTATAACACAACATCAGAGCAAATCCAACGTTTACAACCCGATGGTATTATGATTTCTAATGGTCCTGGAGATCCAAAGAGTGTAATGCAAACGGCAGAACAAATACGTCCATTTATCGGTAAATTACCTATGTATGGAATATGTCTTGGACATCAGTTAATTGCACTGGCAGCTGGAGCTAACACAATTAAATTGAAATTTGGCCATCGTGGTGGAAACAATCCAGTAAAAGATTTAAGGACAAATCGCGTGTATATTACTTCTCAAAATCATGGTTATACAGTAGATAAAGAATCTCTTCATGGCACAGGCTTACAAGTTTCACATATCAATCTAAATGATGATACTGTGGAAGGTTTAGTACACGATAGCGGACTACTTGCTTCAGTACAATATCATCCAGAAGCAGCACCTGGTCCTCTTGATTCTGGATATTTATTTGATGAATTTGTTGACACTATTAAGAAATGGAAAGCAGAATAG
- the lspA gene encoding signal peptidase II, whose amino-acid sequence MPYYIIAIIIVIIDQLSKLAVVNFMDNKGINTIPLWEGVFHLTSHRNAGAAFGILQNQRWFFISVTIIVIATVIYIIYKYEGHSDKKLMLYGIALLLGGAIGNLIDRIFIGQVIDFFDFRLINFAIFNIADSAIVIGVGLLFLDTWLTYQEDKKKENINESRS is encoded by the coding sequence TTGCCATACTATATTATTGCAATCATTATTGTCATAATTGATCAATTATCAAAGTTAGCTGTCGTTAACTTTATGGACAACAAAGGTATTAACACTATACCTCTTTGGGAAGGAGTATTTCATCTGACTTCCCATCGGAATGCAGGTGCAGCGTTCGGAATATTACAAAACCAACGTTGGTTCTTTATCAGTGTAACTATTATTGTAATAGCAACAGTAATTTATATTATTTATAAATATGAAGGCCATAGCGATAAGAAGCTTATGCTTTATGGGATCGCACTACTCCTAGGTGGAGCTATAGGTAATTTGATTGACCGAATTTTTATAGGTCAAGTCATTGATTTTTTTGATTTTCGTTTAATTAATTTTGCAATTTTCAATATTGCAGACTCTGCTATAGTGATAGGTGTTGGGTTGTTATTTTTAGATACATGGCTTACATATCAGGAAGACAAGAAGAAGGAGAACATCAATGAATCCAGAAGTTAA
- a CDS encoding TraR/DksA C4-type zinc finger protein: MDRDLQQHFQSNLSQTLQELQSQVTENDGYGLKDALNDSIGELSSYDNHPADIASEVFERGKDLAIKEETLKRISLIENALKRMEQGSYGICERCNQMISTDRLVAVPETGLCYQCHEQMDAHNRPSTRPIEEDVLYPGFGAHDYDNSNHETEFDSEDSWQAVAEYGTSNDATMLGGETNYNEMYEESHENEKHYHIEYNYVYVDPNEDDYTDEDIMNATNDLDFTGVSNIEQQAYQEYLRNQHEH; encoded by the coding sequence ATGGACAGAGATTTACAGCAACATTTTCAATCAAACTTAAGTCAAACACTTCAAGAATTACAATCTCAAGTAACGGAAAATGATGGCTATGGTCTAAAAGATGCTTTGAATGATTCAATTGGCGAGTTAAGTAGTTATGATAATCATCCAGCAGATATAGCTTCTGAGGTATTTGAACGTGGTAAAGACCTAGCTATTAAGGAAGAAACTTTAAAAAGAATATCTCTTATTGAAAATGCATTGAAACGAATGGAACAAGGGTCATATGGAATATGCGAGAGGTGTAATCAAATGATATCTACCGATAGGCTAGTTGCTGTTCCTGAAACTGGATTATGTTATCAGTGTCATGAACAAATGGATGCACACAATCGACCGAGTACTAGACCAATTGAAGAAGATGTATTATATCCAGGGTTTGGCGCCCATGATTACGATAATAGTAACCATGAGACTGAGTTTGACAGTGAGGATAGCTGGCAAGCTGTAGCGGAATATGGAACATCTAATGACGCTACTATGTTAGGCGGAGAAACTAATTACAATGAAATGTATGAAGAAAGTCATGAAAACGAAAAACATTATCATATTGAGTATAATTATGTTTATGTTGATCCAAATGAGGATGACTATACAGACGAAGATATAATGAATGCAACCAATGACTTGGATTTTACAGGTGTTAGCAACATTGAGCAGCAAGCATATCAAGAGTATTTGAGAAATCAACACGAACACTAA